In Chitinibacter sp. SCUT-21, a single genomic region encodes these proteins:
- a CDS encoding prepilin-type N-terminal cleavage/methylation domain-containing protein has protein sequence MSTQLNFNKGFTLIELMIVVAIIGILAAIALPSYQDYVRKSRRTDATVEISKIQQAQEKWRANNTSYTTNLGTGGLNVTSGATTTTMTSENGYYTLSIAKDGATCTGTPDGATYCIKAVAVAGKTQTADKVGSQSCSTLYMHILNGNATGTPTDCWAK, from the coding sequence ATGTCAACTCAACTCAATTTCAATAAAGGCTTCACCCTGATAGAACTGATGATCGTCGTCGCCATCATCGGTATTTTGGCTGCAATTGCTTTGCCGTCTTATCAAGACTACGTCCGCAAATCACGCCGTACTGATGCAACGGTTGAAATCAGTAAAATCCAGCAAGCACAGGAAAAGTGGCGCGCAAATAATACAAGCTACACCACGAATTTAGGCACAGGCGGCCTTAATGTTACAAGTGGAGCCACCACAACAACAATGACGAGTGAAAATGGTTATTACACTCTTTCTATTGCTAAAGATGGTGCGACTTGCACAGGCACACCTGATGGGGCCACATACTGCATTAAGGCAGTAGCAGTTGCAGGTAAGACTCAGACTGCGGATAAAGTAGGATCACAGTCTTGTTCGACCTTATATATGCATATACTCAATGGCAATGCCACTGGAACCCCAACCGACTGCTGGGCCAAATAA
- a CDS encoding prepilin-type N-terminal cleavage/methylation domain-containing protein, with amino-acid sequence MKKNLGFSLLEILITVIILAVTALFLAKLNGITNKGTTHANERQVATRTAEGIMESLRQQARSRAPLSSTPILNGVTFTRGAGANPLYTGSFNGQTSSYTAKLSFNPSPNWTTDNSTFSAQVQISWKDRTNQDQNVVLVSSIYLAPLAGNDVAAPAMPSSQCRWSGNKDYLQGRYIIQEGAGGLNNSPPARGKSHIYYCTAESGCPKVIGPHRPADYPGGKWKYIGEFAVVEMPPGNAECKD; translated from the coding sequence ATGAAAAAAAATCTTGGCTTTAGCCTGCTGGAAATTTTAATTACGGTGATCATTCTTGCCGTCACCGCCCTTTTTCTAGCCAAGCTCAACGGCATTACCAACAAAGGCACTACCCACGCCAACGAACGGCAAGTGGCCACGCGTACCGCCGAAGGCATTATGGAAAGCTTGCGCCAGCAAGCTCGCTCCAGAGCCCCTTTATCGAGCACACCTATATTGAATGGCGTTACGTTTACGCGCGGAGCAGGCGCCAACCCTCTTTACACTGGCAGCTTTAACGGCCAAACCAGCAGCTATACTGCCAAACTGAGCTTTAACCCTAGCCCAAATTGGACTACCGATAACAGTACATTCTCCGCTCAAGTTCAGATCAGCTGGAAAGATCGCACCAATCAGGATCAGAATGTGGTCTTGGTTAGTAGCATTTATTTGGCACCACTCGCAGGCAATGACGTGGCAGCTCCAGCGATGCCAAGTTCACAGTGCAGATGGAGCGGTAACAAAGACTACCTCCAAGGCCGCTATATTATCCAAGAAGGTGCTGGTGGCCTAAATAATTCGCCTCCCGCGAGAGGGAAAAGCCATATTTATTACTGCACAGCAGAATCTGGATGTCCAAAAGTGATAGGACCACACAGACCCGCAGATTATCCAGGGGGTAAGTGGAAATACATTGGGGAGTTTGCTGTTGTTGAAATGCCCCCAGGCAATGCAGAATGCAAAGACTAG
- a CDS encoding ParA family protein, whose translation MTVIAVFNQKGGVGKTTVSANLAATLVQNGIAPLVIDLDPQAHLTATWGLKPRASETMYRFYQGTSPLTDLIQTSGPGIHFIPSHLELARVDSQLGKHRDHLWRLKLALEAEMLAGSGTPIIIDCSPMLGVLSFSALLAADLILIPVAAEFLALNGACMLERTLFGLEKLDRRRERRYLLNRFKDGHETHEKVRAQLHKHFPRELLNTIIHENDDIMAAVGDNLDVFSYAPDSSAGTDFSFLLDELIEKGLIAIED comes from the coding sequence ATGACGGTGATTGCAGTTTTTAATCAAAAAGGTGGCGTCGGTAAAACCACGGTGAGCGCCAATCTGGCCGCGACTTTGGTGCAAAATGGCATCGCGCCCTTGGTGATTGATTTAGACCCGCAAGCGCACCTCACCGCCACATGGGGGCTCAAACCGCGCGCCAGCGAAACGATGTATCGTTTCTATCAAGGCACCTCGCCACTGACTGATCTGATCCAAACTTCGGGCCCTGGCATTCATTTCATCCCATCGCACCTTGAATTGGCACGGGTTGATTCGCAGCTGGGCAAGCATCGCGATCATTTATGGCGGCTAAAACTGGCACTAGAAGCTGAAATGCTGGCGGGCAGCGGTACGCCAATTATCATCGACTGTAGTCCAATGCTGGGGGTATTATCGTTTTCGGCCCTGCTGGCTGCGGATTTGATCCTAATACCTGTCGCGGCCGAATTCTTAGCTTTAAACGGCGCTTGCATGCTTGAACGCACGCTATTTGGTTTGGAGAAATTGGATCGTCGGCGCGAGCGGCGCTATTTGCTAAATCGCTTTAAAGATGGGCATGAAACGCACGAGAAAGTGCGTGCGCAGTTGCACAAGCATTTCCCGCGCGAGCTACTGAACACCATTATCCACGAAAATGACGATATTATGGCCGCCGTTGGCGACAATTTGGACGTCTTTAGCTACGCACCCGATAGCTCGGCGGGCACTGATTTTAGCTTTTTGCTTGATGAACTAATCGAAAAGGGCCTGATCGCAATCGAAGATTAA
- a CDS encoding RNA-binding transcriptional accessory protein, with amino-acid sequence MSQLIQRLAQELNCKSAQVTAAIALLDEGATVPFIARYRKEVTGGLDDGQLRLLSERLRYLRELAERRASIITAIEEQGQMTVALRAQLDNADNKQTLEDLYLPYKQKRRTKAQIAREAGLAALAEKLLKHPQQDPEALAAGFICDGFADTKAVLEGARAILLESWGEDAALIGQLRSHLQSNGLVTSKVVKGQEAAAAKFADYFDFAEKWAAMPSHRVLAVLRGANEKLLSIAIALPEEIENGPRSKIWSSAEQRIARHVGISANYADAWLGDTVRAAWRSKLGVSLENELITAARERAELDAIKVFSRNLKDLLLAAPAGPRCTLGLDPGLRTGVKVAVVDATGKLLATDTIYPHEPRRDWDKSLHTLKVLCDKHGVELIAIGNGTASRETEQLATELISQISGKKPTKVVVSEAGASVYSASELAAKEFPQLDVSLRGAVSIARRLQDPLAELVKIDPKAIGVGQYQHDVNQNDLARMLDAVVEDCVNAVGVDVNTASAALLARVSGLSPVLASNVVAYRDEYGAFKNRKALLKVPRLGGKTFELAAGFLRIMGGDNPLDASAVHPEAYPVVEKLLAKLGKDLRATMGDKAALQAVQPETLADAQFGVPTVKDILTELEKPGRDPRPEFKTATFAAGIEKISDLQLGMVLEGVVSNVTNFGAFVDIGVHQDGLVHISMLANTFVKDPHAVVKAGQIVKVKVLEVDVPRKRIALTMRLNDGAKPVNREAKPLRAPERAGRESAPVNSAMADALARLRKG; translated from the coding sequence ATGTCGCAACTGATCCAACGCCTCGCCCAAGAACTCAACTGTAAATCGGCGCAAGTGACCGCCGCCATCGCTTTGCTCGATGAAGGGGCAACAGTCCCATTTATCGCCCGCTATCGCAAAGAAGTAACCGGAGGCTTGGACGATGGTCAGTTGCGGTTGTTGTCAGAGCGGCTGCGCTATTTACGTGAACTCGCCGAGCGCCGCGCCAGCATTATCACGGCGATTGAAGAGCAGGGCCAAATGACTGTCGCGCTGCGCGCTCAGCTGGACAACGCCGACAACAAGCAAACGCTGGAAGACCTCTACCTGCCGTACAAGCAAAAGCGCCGCACCAAGGCGCAGATCGCGCGTGAAGCAGGTTTGGCGGCGCTGGCGGAGAAATTATTAAAACACCCGCAGCAAGACCCAGAAGCACTGGCCGCTGGCTTCATTTGCGATGGTTTTGCCGACACCAAAGCAGTGCTCGAAGGTGCTCGTGCAATTTTATTAGAGAGCTGGGGCGAAGACGCCGCGCTGATCGGCCAGCTGCGCAGCCATTTACAGAGCAATGGTTTGGTCACCAGCAAGGTGGTGAAAGGGCAAGAGGCCGCCGCAGCCAAGTTCGCCGATTATTTTGATTTTGCCGAGAAATGGGCCGCAATGCCGTCGCACCGCGTGCTGGCGGTATTGCGCGGCGCGAATGAAAAATTACTCAGTATCGCGATCGCTTTGCCGGAAGAAATTGAAAACGGGCCACGTAGCAAAATCTGGAGTTCTGCCGAGCAACGCATCGCGCGCCACGTCGGCATTAGCGCCAATTACGCCGATGCTTGGCTCGGCGACACGGTGCGCGCCGCATGGCGCAGCAAACTCGGCGTCTCGCTGGAAAACGAGCTGATCACCGCCGCGCGCGAGCGCGCTGAACTTGATGCGATCAAGGTCTTTTCGCGCAACCTGAAAGACTTGCTGCTCGCAGCACCGGCAGGCCCGCGCTGCACCTTGGGGCTCGATCCGGGTCTGCGCACCGGTGTCAAAGTCGCCGTCGTCGATGCAACGGGCAAATTATTGGCGACCGATACCATTTATCCGCACGAGCCGCGCCGCGATTGGGATAAATCACTGCATACGCTGAAAGTGCTGTGCGATAAGCACGGTGTAGAGCTGATCGCGATCGGCAATGGCACGGCCAGCCGCGAAACCGAGCAGCTAGCGACTGAGTTGATTTCGCAAATTTCCGGCAAGAAACCGACCAAAGTCGTCGTCTCCGAAGCTGGCGCTTCGGTGTATTCGGCCTCTGAATTGGCGGCCAAAGAATTCCCGCAGCTCGATGTCTCGCTGCGCGGCGCGGTGTCGATTGCGCGTCGTTTGCAAGACCCGCTGGCTGAGCTGGTGAAGATCGACCCGAAAGCGATTGGCGTCGGCCAGTATCAGCACGACGTGAACCAAAATGATCTGGCGCGCATGCTCGACGCGGTGGTCGAAGATTGCGTCAATGCCGTTGGCGTCGATGTGAATACCGCATCGGCGGCTTTGCTCGCTAGGGTATCGGGCCTAAGCCCAGTGCTGGCAAGCAATGTAGTTGCATACCGTGATGAGTATGGTGCGTTTAAAAATCGCAAAGCGCTGCTGAAAGTGCCGCGCTTGGGCGGCAAAACCTTTGAGCTGGCGGCTGGCTTTTTGCGCATTATGGGCGGCGATAACCCGCTCGACGCTTCCGCCGTTCACCCCGAAGCGTATCCGGTGGTTGAAAAATTGCTCGCCAAACTCGGCAAAGATTTACGCGCGACGATGGGCGACAAAGCCGCGCTGCAAGCGGTGCAGCCTGAAACGCTGGCCGATGCGCAATTTGGCGTGCCGACCGTCAAAGACATTCTGACCGAGCTGGAAAAACCCGGCCGCGATCCACGCCCCGAATTTAAAACTGCGACCTTTGCTGCGGGCATCGAGAAAATCAGCGATTTGCAGCTTGGTATGGTGCTCGAAGGCGTCGTCAGCAACGTCACCAACTTCGGCGCCTTCGTCGACATCGGCGTGCATCAAGATGGTTTGGTGCATATCTCGATGCTCGCCAACACTTTCGTCAAAGACCCGCACGCCGTGGTAAAGGCAGGGCAGATTGTTAAGGTGAAAGTGCTCGAAGTCGACGTGCCGCGCAAGCGAATTGCGCTGACGATGCGTTTGAATGATGGGGCAAAACCTGTGAATCGGGAAGCTAAGCCGTTACGTGCGCCAGAGCGGGCTGGGAGGGAGTCTGCACCAGTAAATTCGGCAATGGCCGATGCTCTGGCAAGGTTAAGAAAAGGGTGA